From a region of the Brassica napus cultivar Da-Ae unplaced genomic scaffold, Da-Ae ScsIHWf_238;HRSCAF=405, whole genome shotgun sequence genome:
- the LOC125600772 gene encoding uncharacterized protein LOC125600772 isoform X2, translating into MFVRKFLQKASGDGGQKPPPSPAPPPRGCLIKEVLDPRIVSHYGIPSTASILAFDSIQSLLAVGTLDGRIKVIGGDNIEAVLASPKQLPFKNLEFIENQGFLVSISNENDIQVWDLDLRQTMSSLHWESNITAFSILPGTGYMYVGDEYGTVSVVKYNADEGKLVHLPYYVPTDALAEAAGLSSPIEYPVVGLLSQPCSRGTRLLIAFSNGLLFIWDASEDRVELVRGNKDLPMEGKTVDVSLEASHDELSDLKLDGKEISSLCWASADGSVLAVGYVDGDILFWDFSDGKNVKVSNNAVKLQLSSAEKRLPVIVMHWGLDVSRKNCGGKLFIYGGDIVGSDEVLTMLALDWSSGMGGLKCVGRVDLTLSGSFADMVLSPIASSRQSGVFLFLLTNPGQLQAYDDTSLASLMSQKENNISVSPLPYPMVVPTMDPRITVAMFAALNVNDKPSLALSEVVLAAKSRTPRTPSGERAQWPLTGGVPGHIDDYKLERLYIAGYQDGSVRIWDATYPCLSLIYDLKPKANGIEITGVDASVTAVTFCSKTSCLAVGNECGMVRLLKLVGHKSGGTLEVVTNTDKQAHRLDQEDGPQWLAAYSFLTSPVCTLRFVQSTRRLVVGFKCGKVAMLDISAPSVMFVTDSLSDTGFPIKSLCVKSPSAPTDQDSINSEALDDFILCAMTKDGQTTLIDGNTGKILASCLRPLKNPTAICMHIIEDCYDKTEMPSEKPAENPSEKEKHENKSHMTSESESHSPGGEQTAVTETKLADQRFANSLFLMCSEDALRLYSLKLSQGSFESIMEVSVSRPCCWMGILKKDERECAVLLLYRTGHIEIRSFPDLEVVGESSLPSLLRWNFKPNMEKTVCSDDLGHLVLVNGCEVAILSFLAHANGFRIPESLPLLHDKVLAAAADATFSHFPVHKKDQDGTPKFLSGIIKGFRSSSEQKVDHQIQDFSHLGNIFSNPPYLKPSDTDHDDEKIVELNIDDIEIDEPLSILPLTEKDKKENKDKRTDKERLFDGASSDAQPKTRTVDEIKAKYRKAGETSAIASQAKDKLLERGEKLERISQRTAELQDGAENFASMAHELAKQMEKRKWWNI; encoded by the exons ATGTTCGTCAGAAAATTTCTGCAGAAAGCCTCCGGCGATGGTGGTCAGAAGCCTCCTCCATCTCCAGCTCCCCCGCCACGT GGATGTTTGATAAAAGAAGTGTTGGATCCTCGTATCGTCTCCCACTATGGGATACCTTCGACGGCGTCTATTCTTGCCTTTGACTCTATTCAATCCCTCTTGGCTGTGGGAACACT AGATGGAAGGATAAAAGTGATTGGTGGTGATAACATTGAGGCGGTTCTTGCATCTCCTAAGCAGTTACCTTTCAAAAACTTAGAG ttCATTGAGAACCAAGGCTTTCTGGTCAGCATCTCAAACGAAAACGATATTCAG gTTTGGGACTTGGATCTTAGGCAGACTATGTCAAGCTTACACTGGGAGTCAAACATTACTGCGTTTTCAATCCTTCCCGGCACCGGTTACAT GTATGTTGGTGATGAGTATGGTACGGTGTCTGTTGTAAAATACAATGCTGACGAAGGAAAATTAGTGCATCTTCCTTATTATGTTCCAACTGATGCTTTAGCGG AAGCAGCGGGGCTTTCATCACCTATTGAGTATCCTGTTGTCGGACTTCTTTCTCAGCCTTGTTCGAGGGGAACTAG GTTGTTGATCGCATTTTCAAATGGATTACTTTTTATTTGGGATGCATCAGAAGATCGCGTCGAGTTAGTTCGAGGAAACAAAGACCTACCTATGGAGGGTAAGACAGTCGATGTTTCTCTGGAAGCCTCACACGATGAGCTTTCTGATCTTAAGCTAGATGGAAAAGAGATAAGTTCTTTGTGTTGGGCATCAGCTGATGGTTCAGTTCTTGCTGTTGGTTATGTCGATGGAGATATATTATTTTGGGATTTCTCTGATGGGAAGAATGTGAAGGTATCTAATAATGCTGTTAAGTTACAGTTGTCTTCGGCGGAGAAAAGACTTCCTGTCATTGTTATGCATTGGGGTTTGGATGTATCTCGCAAGAATTGTGGTGGAAAACTCTTTATCTATGGTGGTGATATCGTTGGTTCTGACGAAGTACTGACG ATGTTGGCTCTGGATTGGTCTTCTGGTATGGGAGGTCTGAAATGTGTTGGCCGTGTTGACCTGACCCTTAGTGGTTCATTTGCTGATATGGTCTTGTCTCCAATTGCTAGTTCAAGGCAAAGTGGGGTGTTTTTATTTCTGCTGACGAATCCAGGACAATTGCAAGCGTACGATGATACCTCTCTGGCTTCTCTGATGTCTCAGAAAGAGAATAATATTTCTGTTTCTCCCCTGCCATATCCAATGGTTGTACCAACGATGGATCCACGTATCACCGTAGCAATGTTTGCTGCATTAAATGTTAACGATAAGCCGTCACTGGCTCTTTCCGAG GTAGTCTTAGCTGCAAAATCTCGAACGCCACGTACTCCATCTGGAGAAAGGGCGCAATGGCCTCTAACAGGTGGTGTTCCAGGCCACATTGATGACTACAAGCTTGAGAGACTGTACATTGCAGGATATCAAGATGGGTCTGTGCGAATATGGGATGCAACCTATCCATGTCTGTCTCTTATTTATGACTTGAAGCCAAAG GCAAATGGTATTGAGATAACTGGAGTAGATGCATCAGTAACAGCAGTTACCTTCTGTTCTAAGACTTCTTGTTTGGCTGTTGGTAACGAATGTGGTATG GTTCGTCTTCTCAAGTTGGTCGGCCATAAAAGTGGAGGAACTTTGGAAGTTGTTACCAACACTGACAAAcaag CTCACcgtttggatcaagaagatggaCCTCAATGGTTGGCAGCGTATTCTTTCCTGACTTCCCCAGTTTGCACCCTGCGATTTGTACAGTCTACAAGAAGGCTTGTTGTGGGATTTAAATGTGGCAAG GTTGCAATGCTTGACATTAGTGCGCCATCAGTAATGTTCGTTACAGATAGCTTATCTGACACCGGTTTCCCAATCAAGTCACTCTGTGTGAAATCCCCTTCAGCTCCAACTGATCAGGATTCCATAAATTCCGAAGCTCTTGATGATTTTATCTTGTGTGCGATGACTAAAGATGGACAGACCACTCTTATTGATGGAAATACTGGGAAAATACTCGCCTCATGCTTGAGACCTCTGAAGAACCCAACTGCGATTTGTATGCACATTATAG AGGACTGCTATGATAAAACTGAAATGCCCAGTGAAAAACCAGCTGAAAATCCATCTGAGAAGGAGAAACATGAGAACAAATCTCATATGACCAGTGAAAGTGAGAGTCATTCACCAGGTGGTGAACAGACTGCTGTTACAGAAACAAAACTTGCTGACCAGAGATTTGCGAATTCATTATTTCTCATGTGTTCTGAGGATGCACTACGCTTGTATTCCCTAAAATTGTCTCAG GGAAGTTTTGAGAGCATTATGGAGGTAAGCGTTTCAAGGCCGTGTTGCTGGATGGGAATCCTAAAGAAGGATGAAAGGGAATGTGCTGTACTCCTACTTTACCGAACAGGGCATATTGAAATAAG ATCTTTCCCGGATCTTGAAGTTGTGGGAGAAAGCTCTTTGCCGTCACTTCTTAGGTGGAACTTTAAGCCTAACATGGAGAAGACAGTATGTTCAGATGATTTAGGCCATCTCGTCCTG GTAAATGGTTGTGAAGTTGCAATCCTCTCGTTTCTGGCCCATGCAAACGGATTCAG AATCCCGGAGTCTTTACCTTTGCTTCATGACAAAGTCCTTGCAGCCGCTGCCGACGCTACCTTTAGCCATTTCCCTGTCCATAAGAAAGACCAG GATGGCACTCCCAAATTCCTAAGTGGCATTATTAAAGGCTTCAGGTCAAGCAGTGAACAGAAGGTGGACCACCAAATACAAGATTTCTCCCACCTGGGAAACATCTTTTCTAATCCGCCATACTTAAAGCCTTCTGATACCGATCACGACGATGAAAAGATTGTCGAGCTAAACATAG ATGACATCGAGATAGATGAACCTCTGAGCATCTTGCCCTTAACCGAGAAAgacaaaaaggaaaataaag ATAAGAGAACAGATAAGGAAAGACTGTTTGACGGTGCATCCAGTGATGCACAACCCAAAACGAGAACAGTTGATGAGATAAAGGCCAAATACAGAAAAGCAGGG GAAACCTCAGCAATAGCTTCACAAGCAAAGGACAAACTTCTTGAGCGTGGAGAAAAACTCGAG AGGATCAGCCAACGCACAGCTGAGCTTCAAGACGGTGCTGAGAACTTTGCATCGATGGCACATGAACTTGCTAAGCAAATGGAGAAGCGAAAATGGTGGAACATATGA
- the LOC125600772 gene encoding uncharacterized protein LOC125600772 isoform X3 — translation MFVRKFLQKASGDGGQKPPPSPAPPPRGCLIKEVLDPRIVSHYGIPSTASILAFDSIQSLLAVGTLDGRIKVIGGDNIEAVLASPKQLPFKNLEFIENQGFLVSISNENDIQVWDLDLRQTMSSLHWESNITAFSILPGTGYMYVGDEYGTVSVVKYNADEGKLVHLPYYVPTDALAEAAGLSSPIEYPVVGLLSQPCSRGTRLLIAFSNGLLFIWDASEDRVELVRGNKDLPMEGKTVDVSLEASHDELSDLKLDGKEISSLCWASADGSVLAVGYVDGDILFWDFSDGKNVKVSNNAVKLQLSSAEKRLPVIVMHWGLDVSRKNCGGKLFIYGGDIVGSDEVLTMLALDWSSGMGGLKCVGRVDLTLSGSFADMVLSPIASSRQSGVFLFLLTNPGQLQAYDDTSLASLMSQKENNISVSPLPYPMVVPTMDPRITVAMFAALNVNDKPSLALSEVVLAAKSRTPRTPSGERAQWPLTGGVPGHIDDYKLERLYIAGYQDGSVRIWDATYPCLSLIYDLKPKVYGIEITGVDASVTAVTFCSKTSCLAVGNECGMVRLLKLVGHKSGGTLEVVTNTDKQAHRLDQEDGPQWLAAYSFLTSPVCTLRFVQSTRRLVVGFKCGKVAMLDISAPSVMFVTDSLSDTGFPIKSLCVKSPSAPTDQDSINSEALDDFILCAMTKDGQTTLIDGNTGKILASCLRPLKNPTAICMHIIEDCYDKTEMPSEKPAENPSEKEKHENKSHMTSESESHSPGGEQTAVTETKLADQRFANSLFLMCSEDALRLYSLKLSQGSFESIMEVSVSRPCCWMGILKKDERECAVLLLYRTGHIEIRSFPDLEVVGESSLPSLLRWNFKPNMEKTVCSDDLGHLVLVNGCEVAILSFLAHANGFRIPESLPLLHDKVLAAAADATFSHFPVHKKDQDGTPKFLSGIIKGFRSSSEQKVDHQIQDFSHLGNIFSNPPYLKPSDTDHDDEKIVELNIDDIEIDEPLSILPLTEKDKKENKDKRTDKERLFDGASSDAQPKTRTVDEIKAKYRKAGETSAIASQAKDKLLERGEKLERISQRTAELQDGAENFASMAHELAKQMEKRKWWNI, via the exons ATGTTCGTCAGAAAATTTCTGCAGAAAGCCTCCGGCGATGGTGGTCAGAAGCCTCCTCCATCTCCAGCTCCCCCGCCACGT GGATGTTTGATAAAAGAAGTGTTGGATCCTCGTATCGTCTCCCACTATGGGATACCTTCGACGGCGTCTATTCTTGCCTTTGACTCTATTCAATCCCTCTTGGCTGTGGGAACACT AGATGGAAGGATAAAAGTGATTGGTGGTGATAACATTGAGGCGGTTCTTGCATCTCCTAAGCAGTTACCTTTCAAAAACTTAGAG ttCATTGAGAACCAAGGCTTTCTGGTCAGCATCTCAAACGAAAACGATATTCAG gTTTGGGACTTGGATCTTAGGCAGACTATGTCAAGCTTACACTGGGAGTCAAACATTACTGCGTTTTCAATCCTTCCCGGCACCGGTTACAT GTATGTTGGTGATGAGTATGGTACGGTGTCTGTTGTAAAATACAATGCTGACGAAGGAAAATTAGTGCATCTTCCTTATTATGTTCCAACTGATGCTTTAGCGG AAGCAGCGGGGCTTTCATCACCTATTGAGTATCCTGTTGTCGGACTTCTTTCTCAGCCTTGTTCGAGGGGAACTAG GTTGTTGATCGCATTTTCAAATGGATTACTTTTTATTTGGGATGCATCAGAAGATCGCGTCGAGTTAGTTCGAGGAAACAAAGACCTACCTATGGAGGGTAAGACAGTCGATGTTTCTCTGGAAGCCTCACACGATGAGCTTTCTGATCTTAAGCTAGATGGAAAAGAGATAAGTTCTTTGTGTTGGGCATCAGCTGATGGTTCAGTTCTTGCTGTTGGTTATGTCGATGGAGATATATTATTTTGGGATTTCTCTGATGGGAAGAATGTGAAGGTATCTAATAATGCTGTTAAGTTACAGTTGTCTTCGGCGGAGAAAAGACTTCCTGTCATTGTTATGCATTGGGGTTTGGATGTATCTCGCAAGAATTGTGGTGGAAAACTCTTTATCTATGGTGGTGATATCGTTGGTTCTGACGAAGTACTGACG ATGTTGGCTCTGGATTGGTCTTCTGGTATGGGAGGTCTGAAATGTGTTGGCCGTGTTGACCTGACCCTTAGTGGTTCATTTGCTGATATGGTCTTGTCTCCAATTGCTAGTTCAAGGCAAAGTGGGGTGTTTTTATTTCTGCTGACGAATCCAGGACAATTGCAAGCGTACGATGATACCTCTCTGGCTTCTCTGATGTCTCAGAAAGAGAATAATATTTCTGTTTCTCCCCTGCCATATCCAATGGTTGTACCAACGATGGATCCACGTATCACCGTAGCAATGTTTGCTGCATTAAATGTTAACGATAAGCCGTCACTGGCTCTTTCCGAG GTAGTCTTAGCTGCAAAATCTCGAACGCCACGTACTCCATCTGGAGAAAGGGCGCAATGGCCTCTAACAGGTGGTGTTCCAGGCCACATTGATGACTACAAGCTTGAGAGACTGTACATTGCAGGATATCAAGATGGGTCTGTGCGAATATGGGATGCAACCTATCCATGTCTGTCTCTTATTTATGACTTGAAGCCAAAGGTAT ATGGTATTGAGATAACTGGAGTAGATGCATCAGTAACAGCAGTTACCTTCTGTTCTAAGACTTCTTGTTTGGCTGTTGGTAACGAATGTGGTATG GTTCGTCTTCTCAAGTTGGTCGGCCATAAAAGTGGAGGAACTTTGGAAGTTGTTACCAACACTGACAAAcaag CTCACcgtttggatcaagaagatggaCCTCAATGGTTGGCAGCGTATTCTTTCCTGACTTCCCCAGTTTGCACCCTGCGATTTGTACAGTCTACAAGAAGGCTTGTTGTGGGATTTAAATGTGGCAAG GTTGCAATGCTTGACATTAGTGCGCCATCAGTAATGTTCGTTACAGATAGCTTATCTGACACCGGTTTCCCAATCAAGTCACTCTGTGTGAAATCCCCTTCAGCTCCAACTGATCAGGATTCCATAAATTCCGAAGCTCTTGATGATTTTATCTTGTGTGCGATGACTAAAGATGGACAGACCACTCTTATTGATGGAAATACTGGGAAAATACTCGCCTCATGCTTGAGACCTCTGAAGAACCCAACTGCGATTTGTATGCACATTATAG AGGACTGCTATGATAAAACTGAAATGCCCAGTGAAAAACCAGCTGAAAATCCATCTGAGAAGGAGAAACATGAGAACAAATCTCATATGACCAGTGAAAGTGAGAGTCATTCACCAGGTGGTGAACAGACTGCTGTTACAGAAACAAAACTTGCTGACCAGAGATTTGCGAATTCATTATTTCTCATGTGTTCTGAGGATGCACTACGCTTGTATTCCCTAAAATTGTCTCAG GGAAGTTTTGAGAGCATTATGGAGGTAAGCGTTTCAAGGCCGTGTTGCTGGATGGGAATCCTAAAGAAGGATGAAAGGGAATGTGCTGTACTCCTACTTTACCGAACAGGGCATATTGAAATAAG ATCTTTCCCGGATCTTGAAGTTGTGGGAGAAAGCTCTTTGCCGTCACTTCTTAGGTGGAACTTTAAGCCTAACATGGAGAAGACAGTATGTTCAGATGATTTAGGCCATCTCGTCCTG GTAAATGGTTGTGAAGTTGCAATCCTCTCGTTTCTGGCCCATGCAAACGGATTCAG AATCCCGGAGTCTTTACCTTTGCTTCATGACAAAGTCCTTGCAGCCGCTGCCGACGCTACCTTTAGCCATTTCCCTGTCCATAAGAAAGACCAG GATGGCACTCCCAAATTCCTAAGTGGCATTATTAAAGGCTTCAGGTCAAGCAGTGAACAGAAGGTGGACCACCAAATACAAGATTTCTCCCACCTGGGAAACATCTTTTCTAATCCGCCATACTTAAAGCCTTCTGATACCGATCACGACGATGAAAAGATTGTCGAGCTAAACATAG ATGACATCGAGATAGATGAACCTCTGAGCATCTTGCCCTTAACCGAGAAAgacaaaaaggaaaataaag ATAAGAGAACAGATAAGGAAAGACTGTTTGACGGTGCATCCAGTGATGCACAACCCAAAACGAGAACAGTTGATGAGATAAAGGCCAAATACAGAAAAGCAGGG GAAACCTCAGCAATAGCTTCACAAGCAAAGGACAAACTTCTTGAGCGTGGAGAAAAACTCGAG AGGATCAGCCAACGCACAGCTGAGCTTCAAGACGGTGCTGAGAACTTTGCATCGATGGCACATGAACTTGCTAAGCAAATGGAGAAGCGAAAATGGTGGAACATATGA
- the LOC125600772 gene encoding uncharacterized protein LOC125600772 isoform X1, whose product MFVRKFLQKASGDGGQKPPPSPAPPPRGCLIKEVLDPRIVSHYGIPSTASILAFDSIQSLLAVGTLDGRIKVIGGDNIEAVLASPKQLPFKNLEFIENQGFLVSISNENDIQVWDLDLRQTMSSLHWESNITAFSILPGTGYMYVGDEYGTVSVVKYNADEGKLVHLPYYVPTDALAEAAGLSSPIEYPVVGLLSQPCSRGTRLLIAFSNGLLFIWDASEDRVELVRGNKDLPMEGKTVDVSLEASHDELSDLKLDGKEISSLCWASADGSVLAVGYVDGDILFWDFSDGKNVKVSNNAVKLQLSSAEKRLPVIVMHWGLDVSRKNCGGKLFIYGGDIVGSDEVLTMLALDWSSGMGGLKCVGRVDLTLSGSFADMVLSPIASSRQSGVFLFLLTNPGQLQAYDDTSLASLMSQKENNISVSPLPYPMVVPTMDPRITVAMFAALNVNDKPSLALSEVVLAAKSRTPRTPSGERAQWPLTGGVPGHIDDYKLERLYIAGYQDGSVRIWDATYPCLSLIYDLKPKANGIEITGVDASVTAVTFCSKTSCLAVGNECGMVRLLKLVGHKSGGTLEVVTNTDKQGLELFTTLTVQICSVVSHALGLFLVAHRLDQEDGPQWLAAYSFLTSPVCTLRFVQSTRRLVVGFKCGKVAMLDISAPSVMFVTDSLSDTGFPIKSLCVKSPSAPTDQDSINSEALDDFILCAMTKDGQTTLIDGNTGKILASCLRPLKNPTAICMHIIEDCYDKTEMPSEKPAENPSEKEKHENKSHMTSESESHSPGGEQTAVTETKLADQRFANSLFLMCSEDALRLYSLKLSQGSFESIMEVSVSRPCCWMGILKKDERECAVLLLYRTGHIEIRSFPDLEVVGESSLPSLLRWNFKPNMEKTVCSDDLGHLVLVNGCEVAILSFLAHANGFRIPESLPLLHDKVLAAAADATFSHFPVHKKDQDGTPKFLSGIIKGFRSSSEQKVDHQIQDFSHLGNIFSNPPYLKPSDTDHDDEKIVELNIDDIEIDEPLSILPLTEKDKKENKDKRTDKERLFDGASSDAQPKTRTVDEIKAKYRKAGETSAIASQAKDKLLERGEKLERISQRTAELQDGAENFASMAHELAKQMEKRKWWNI is encoded by the exons ATGTTCGTCAGAAAATTTCTGCAGAAAGCCTCCGGCGATGGTGGTCAGAAGCCTCCTCCATCTCCAGCTCCCCCGCCACGT GGATGTTTGATAAAAGAAGTGTTGGATCCTCGTATCGTCTCCCACTATGGGATACCTTCGACGGCGTCTATTCTTGCCTTTGACTCTATTCAATCCCTCTTGGCTGTGGGAACACT AGATGGAAGGATAAAAGTGATTGGTGGTGATAACATTGAGGCGGTTCTTGCATCTCCTAAGCAGTTACCTTTCAAAAACTTAGAG ttCATTGAGAACCAAGGCTTTCTGGTCAGCATCTCAAACGAAAACGATATTCAG gTTTGGGACTTGGATCTTAGGCAGACTATGTCAAGCTTACACTGGGAGTCAAACATTACTGCGTTTTCAATCCTTCCCGGCACCGGTTACAT GTATGTTGGTGATGAGTATGGTACGGTGTCTGTTGTAAAATACAATGCTGACGAAGGAAAATTAGTGCATCTTCCTTATTATGTTCCAACTGATGCTTTAGCGG AAGCAGCGGGGCTTTCATCACCTATTGAGTATCCTGTTGTCGGACTTCTTTCTCAGCCTTGTTCGAGGGGAACTAG GTTGTTGATCGCATTTTCAAATGGATTACTTTTTATTTGGGATGCATCAGAAGATCGCGTCGAGTTAGTTCGAGGAAACAAAGACCTACCTATGGAGGGTAAGACAGTCGATGTTTCTCTGGAAGCCTCACACGATGAGCTTTCTGATCTTAAGCTAGATGGAAAAGAGATAAGTTCTTTGTGTTGGGCATCAGCTGATGGTTCAGTTCTTGCTGTTGGTTATGTCGATGGAGATATATTATTTTGGGATTTCTCTGATGGGAAGAATGTGAAGGTATCTAATAATGCTGTTAAGTTACAGTTGTCTTCGGCGGAGAAAAGACTTCCTGTCATTGTTATGCATTGGGGTTTGGATGTATCTCGCAAGAATTGTGGTGGAAAACTCTTTATCTATGGTGGTGATATCGTTGGTTCTGACGAAGTACTGACG ATGTTGGCTCTGGATTGGTCTTCTGGTATGGGAGGTCTGAAATGTGTTGGCCGTGTTGACCTGACCCTTAGTGGTTCATTTGCTGATATGGTCTTGTCTCCAATTGCTAGTTCAAGGCAAAGTGGGGTGTTTTTATTTCTGCTGACGAATCCAGGACAATTGCAAGCGTACGATGATACCTCTCTGGCTTCTCTGATGTCTCAGAAAGAGAATAATATTTCTGTTTCTCCCCTGCCATATCCAATGGTTGTACCAACGATGGATCCACGTATCACCGTAGCAATGTTTGCTGCATTAAATGTTAACGATAAGCCGTCACTGGCTCTTTCCGAG GTAGTCTTAGCTGCAAAATCTCGAACGCCACGTACTCCATCTGGAGAAAGGGCGCAATGGCCTCTAACAGGTGGTGTTCCAGGCCACATTGATGACTACAAGCTTGAGAGACTGTACATTGCAGGATATCAAGATGGGTCTGTGCGAATATGGGATGCAACCTATCCATGTCTGTCTCTTATTTATGACTTGAAGCCAAAG GCAAATGGTATTGAGATAACTGGAGTAGATGCATCAGTAACAGCAGTTACCTTCTGTTCTAAGACTTCTTGTTTGGCTGTTGGTAACGAATGTGGTATG GTTCGTCTTCTCAAGTTGGTCGGCCATAAAAGTGGAGGAACTTTGGAAGTTGTTACCAACACTGACAAAcaaggtttggaactttttacAACGTTGACTGTACAGATTTGCTCTGTTGTATCTCATGCGTTAGGTTTATTTCTTGTAGCTCACcgtttggatcaagaagatggaCCTCAATGGTTGGCAGCGTATTCTTTCCTGACTTCCCCAGTTTGCACCCTGCGATTTGTACAGTCTACAAGAAGGCTTGTTGTGGGATTTAAATGTGGCAAG GTTGCAATGCTTGACATTAGTGCGCCATCAGTAATGTTCGTTACAGATAGCTTATCTGACACCGGTTTCCCAATCAAGTCACTCTGTGTGAAATCCCCTTCAGCTCCAACTGATCAGGATTCCATAAATTCCGAAGCTCTTGATGATTTTATCTTGTGTGCGATGACTAAAGATGGACAGACCACTCTTATTGATGGAAATACTGGGAAAATACTCGCCTCATGCTTGAGACCTCTGAAGAACCCAACTGCGATTTGTATGCACATTATAG AGGACTGCTATGATAAAACTGAAATGCCCAGTGAAAAACCAGCTGAAAATCCATCTGAGAAGGAGAAACATGAGAACAAATCTCATATGACCAGTGAAAGTGAGAGTCATTCACCAGGTGGTGAACAGACTGCTGTTACAGAAACAAAACTTGCTGACCAGAGATTTGCGAATTCATTATTTCTCATGTGTTCTGAGGATGCACTACGCTTGTATTCCCTAAAATTGTCTCAG GGAAGTTTTGAGAGCATTATGGAGGTAAGCGTTTCAAGGCCGTGTTGCTGGATGGGAATCCTAAAGAAGGATGAAAGGGAATGTGCTGTACTCCTACTTTACCGAACAGGGCATATTGAAATAAG ATCTTTCCCGGATCTTGAAGTTGTGGGAGAAAGCTCTTTGCCGTCACTTCTTAGGTGGAACTTTAAGCCTAACATGGAGAAGACAGTATGTTCAGATGATTTAGGCCATCTCGTCCTG GTAAATGGTTGTGAAGTTGCAATCCTCTCGTTTCTGGCCCATGCAAACGGATTCAG AATCCCGGAGTCTTTACCTTTGCTTCATGACAAAGTCCTTGCAGCCGCTGCCGACGCTACCTTTAGCCATTTCCCTGTCCATAAGAAAGACCAG GATGGCACTCCCAAATTCCTAAGTGGCATTATTAAAGGCTTCAGGTCAAGCAGTGAACAGAAGGTGGACCACCAAATACAAGATTTCTCCCACCTGGGAAACATCTTTTCTAATCCGCCATACTTAAAGCCTTCTGATACCGATCACGACGATGAAAAGATTGTCGAGCTAAACATAG ATGACATCGAGATAGATGAACCTCTGAGCATCTTGCCCTTAACCGAGAAAgacaaaaaggaaaataaag ATAAGAGAACAGATAAGGAAAGACTGTTTGACGGTGCATCCAGTGATGCACAACCCAAAACGAGAACAGTTGATGAGATAAAGGCCAAATACAGAAAAGCAGGG GAAACCTCAGCAATAGCTTCACAAGCAAAGGACAAACTTCTTGAGCGTGGAGAAAAACTCGAG AGGATCAGCCAACGCACAGCTGAGCTTCAAGACGGTGCTGAGAACTTTGCATCGATGGCACATGAACTTGCTAAGCAAATGGAGAAGCGAAAATGGTGGAACATATGA